The following is a genomic window from Sebastes fasciatus isolate fSebFas1 chromosome 15, fSebFas1.pri, whole genome shotgun sequence.
GCTTTGCCACTTTGTCTTGAGTGGATTTTTCATTTTCCAGAGCTTCTGATGGAGACTCCTGGTTCGGCTGTTCCTCTGAGATTTTGCCCTTTTCTATCTGCTGCTTCtgtttcttttccttcttctttttgttgttgttcttcttcttctttgtgacttttttttcaggttcTGAACTCATCACTGTATCTTTTGAAGCATCTTCTTTAGGTGTTTCATCCTCACCTGCAGCCTCTTCTTTCTGTGCCACTTCTACTGGAGTGTCATCTGGTTGGTCCGATTCCTTTGCAGCcactttcttatttttcttcttcttctgcttggCTTTTTTCTTGGCTGGTTCAgctgttttctctccctctttgctGCTCTCCACATCTCCCTTCTCTCCAGCCTCTTCTTCCTCActggcttttcttttcttcggtttcttcttcttcttcttcttcatcttctccttTTGCAGCTCCCTTTCTGCTTTAGCTGCATCCTTCTCAGAGTCGACCAGACGGTAATCTGTCAGCTCTTCAAAACACACAAGCCCCTCCAAGCCCTCCTCGGAGAAGATGATGGGATCGAGCTCTACAGCTTGCCATTTGCCTTTCATAAGGATGCTCCGTTTGTTTTTCTTGGCTTTCAGCAGTCCGGGGGACGGACGCTTGTTTCTGGGCATCATCTTCCTTATCttcattttcctacaaatgaaTACCGAGGTACACCAATGCGTTGAATTGAAGTGTATACAGTTAGCAAGCAGCTACATGCAGCTGCCGAGCCACTCGAACCAACTATATCCTCTCTAAATGCTCGTCAAACTATCAGATCCAAGTGGCTTGGTAAACCACAAACAACAATACAACAACTATAggtcaaaacaataaaaaaaaaagtactaccTTGACTGACTGgtgttttaaaatgtcaaaatgttacAACTGATCACAACCACGCATGACACGAGGGCGCATCCATGACAGTGTTGATCACGTGGTTTGAAAAAACTTTATTAGTCAGACAAACAGCTACAGAAGTTTCTGTCCTGCAGGAAGGGGCTGATCAAAAAAAGTATTAGTCATGTTATTTATTCTTCACTGTGAGTAATAAGTCGTCCCTGCCACTATATGTTAatagcaacacaacaacaatatcCTCTATTATAGactctattatatatatatgtatatatatatgtatatatatatatatacatatatatatacattacattattattaggattattatatatatatatatatatatataataatcctaataataatataataatatataatgtaaatataaataataatataatataatataataataatatataatataaatataattataataatcctCTATTTGGAATGATTTGGATGCTAGCTTCATAAAaatcatgaaataaaaatataaaatcatgTTGATTTGATTCAGAGAAAgtaatattttcattgtctaCAAACTAATCTGACTAAGCTCAGCTTTTGAGCTGGCACACTTCAAATTAAGACTGGATGTGTTATTTATCTTATAAGCCACCTTTAGTAAAAggtttatatactgtaagtaatgacattattgatttttttttaaaatgtattaattttttatACATCAGTTATAATACATTCATAAAAACACTTCCAATATGCCAAAGAAAAATCTCTTGCTGATGATGGGTTTGCAGATAAACACGTTTAAAATTACAGTCATTAATAAAGGATCAAGtttctcatttcattttctAAGCCATCAGCGAAAGTTTGTCAGTCATCTGCATACaattataaatgtaaataaatcattggtaaatgttttttttacaatactctgaagtctgcaggtttttttatgtgaataaatatttaaaggtgctattgataacattgataacattgagCCACTATATATCACATTCTCCCTCatccgttccattgcattcacttcacaacaaatgGTTGCCAGTTCATTGCaaaacctgcatattttatggttgaGTTGAATGAGACTCATATAGACAGTCATGCGATGGATTTTTCGAGGTAGAGTAAAAGTAATTGTGCACCATGCAGCTATAGGCCTACATTGTTGCCATGGTAAATATTCACTtattctgcagcctgatggagacaccagtgtcaaactcagccatttgtccgttttttccacactaactggcaacttaGTCACTGACGATAAAGAGATACCACCTGATACCAACGTCATCTTACCATTGGCtaacaagccttgttagaagtgggaaccaaacatcagatatcttccacagatgtaaacaaaacattcatttcgGACtgtcaaaaatgtttaaaagacTAATTCACAGTCATAATCATCTTTTTGAGGAAAAGCGACTTTTAATCGGCCCCTTTccaaaagctctgtggatgtattattttcttcaaaaattatttgtctacataaaaatgttatcaatacaacCTTTAAAGGTTGTTTTCCAGATGTAGTGCAGAATCACAGGTCAAAAAGCCAAAGTGTCCTTGTGCGCGACACTGCTTTCATTTAGTATGCGTATTGCACACAACCTTATCCGAGAGCGGAAATGATTTGATTAAATACAAAAGAAAGGCGCACTAACGCAAACTCTTTATTAATCGGAATCACATATGAGCTTACAGAACAGGCCAGCACAAGCATTTTAaatttaagattaaaaaaatgcgTCCATATAGCCTTTTAAAAGCCTTAATAACACAATGTTACGTGGAAGCATTCAGGGCTCATTCATGACTGCTAGTTTGTGGTAGGGTCAATCACCCTGCCCATAAACAGCAGACAGTTTGTCTCTTCATGGTatatgaagaagaaaaatggtCTGTTGACAGTGAAGGTCCTGGGTAGGGAATATGGAATAATGCCAGATGTTGTGGCAGCTGCTGCAGTGGTCCCCGTCTCGTCCACATCGATCACGGCCTTGTGCAGCACCTGTGATTTTACAGTAGAGATCAAAATTCACCATCTGCAGAGGTTGGAATATGCAAGTATGCTGTTACGGTGTGGTGAAATTGAAAACTAACCTCTGACACTTTGATGCCTTCTTCCTTACACAGCTTTGTCAAATTGGCTGAAGTGCTGAAGATACTGACCATGCCCATATGTGGTAGGATATTGTGCAGGGAATACGACTCCTCCATCTTGAACTTGGGCATGTTGACTTCCAGTTTGCTGTGAACATGAAGACATGGGCATGAATCACTTGTTATCTATTGCTGTAGGTGtttgatattatatatttgcACGTTTGTTGCTAGGTGCTTTTTTGCAGCACCTCTCTAGAGAAAATGTAACAAAATGCTTTGCAATAATggcaaaaatacaacaaacaacATACAGACGATAAAATAGTATAAAAGCCATAGAAAGACAAGTGAGAGAGTAAAACATTTTCCACATGACTTTCTATGCACTTACCTTTTTTGCAGTCTTTTGATCCAGATGACGAACCTCTTAGCAGTGATCTTATCATCAATAACAGTGTAGTCAATGCCTTTGTTGGGCAGCAGGATAAGCATGGAAACACCTTCCTGGTATGGTAGCTTCAACACTTTGGCACCAAGATGAATATCTTCCATCCAATAGAACTTATCCTCCAAAAACATCGTCGGAACTTGCACAATATTATAGTTGTCGATGTAGAAtgatgtgttttcagtgaaattAGGGTTGAAAGGCTTCTGCCAGGCTCCTGTGGAGGGAATAACACTGTTTAGTTTGACTGTGGACACTATAGGTCAAACGTCAAAACATAAATGGGTGTCAAAGCCAAAAGTTCTAAACTATACAAGTGTGATTCAACTCACCCTGGAAGAAAATAGTGTTGATTAACATGAGTTGGGTCAATGGATCCAGAGTGGAAAGCATCTCAGTCACTTTGTCCTGAGTCTTGTGCTTGATATACTCATTGATGAAGCTGACGCTTCCTTCTGCGTCCGCAAAGTCTACACTTTTGATGTCTGCGTCAAAAAACGTCTTAATTTGGTCTTTAAACATCTTCTCCACCGGAAACTGCTGGCGCATAAAGACGGCCATGCCTTGGTCCAGTATCAGTGATCCGTTCTGTGTGATGTTCTCATGAAGGAGTTGGAAGAGTGACGGGATGAGTTCTGGCTGGTCAGCTCGCTCCAGCTGATCCAGGTTGAGCCCTTTCAGTATTTCCTCGTGTGTGACGCCATCAGAAGCCATTGAAAGAGCAGCAAAGCTGGTGGAGATGCTCAGAGGTGAGAAAAAGATGTTTTTGTCATGATAGCTGGATATTTTTCTGTACAGGTTCATGGCAAAGTCCATGTTTTTGTAGGAGAGGTCTGCGATGGTGGCGCTTGGAAGGTGCGCTTGGTGGACAGGAGCCAGGAAGCACATGAAGGCTACAATGGAAATAAATCCCATCTTCATTTTGTGTAGCTCCATATTTAGAGAGGTTTGGTTGCTCAACCTGAAAAACACAGACATGTAATGTCaaaagataattaaaaaaagcacAATTGAATAGTAACACGATAACTAACCCATCTACTCAAAATGATAAGGCAGATTAGATCTCATAActtatttttccatttaaacTACTACCATAATTATTGAATTAATTCAGTTTGAAATGCAATAGAtagttgatgtttttttcccagacTAGCTGTCATACGTACCATTCAGCTTGTGCAAGATTGCTCCTGAAAGCTCCATCTATTATTTGGGGAAACAAAGTGCAAGTGTGCTCTGAGCGTTACATATTAACCAAGACACGCCTCCTGTCGTGTCGTTCCAAATGGAGTCTGAGCTGTTTTTGGAACATTCAGGGCCTCTTTTCCAGATGTGATGTCACAACAACTGTCAATAActgcatgttaaaaaaaactgagaCATGAGAAACTTCAGGAGGAGTGAATGTCACTTTAATCCTGGAACAAGAACTAATACATTAAATGAAAGAACGTGCTATGGTAACATGTGGAATATAAGAAGAATGATGAGTACTTATTGTAAGAATGTAGTGAGTGAAAATAATGCAATGACAAAAACCCAACTACCAACATTTCATACTCTTTCGCAAGTGCATTTTGAATAGAAAAAAAGCCAAACAGATCCaaaggaaatgaaaaaataatgagATCATGGAACTTTCTTGGGAGTCGAACTTTGCACGACATCCAATACTTTTGTGGAGGCATCAAGATAAATCCATGCTGAACGGTCATTGGTTCTAGAAAACATAACTGTAAACATACTCATCAGTTTTAATGCTGTAATGTGGTCTGTTCATCAACACTGTGTGTGTCGCAACATGATTTTGGttttataaaatgataaaaCCAAGAGAACAAACTCTTCAAAGTGTATGCACGGTGAcacatttttcatgttttgttccATCTTTGGAttttaaattatacaaattatgaGGTTAAATAACAGTCGCCCTTCATTCTCAATATTTTATGTCATTTCCAAAGATCATCGATCAGCCAGAGGCTTCCACAGCGTTAACCCAAGGTAACCTCTGTGCAAATTAATTTATCTTTGTACAACTGATGTGTACAACATTGCTCTAAGTATTATTGGAATACAGGATAAGTCAAAtcagtgcattaaaaaagtATTTCAGGGTAAAACTATCGACTGTTTGTGAAGGTACGTCAGAGGAGAATGATAATTTTATAATAAGTTCCCTATACAGTTCGTGAGAAATACTGATGAGCAGAAACAACAGATGAAGTCGCTGGTTGGACATGTTTTTTGGTTTTAAGTGATCATACTGTGGTGGAAAAATGAACTACGTATTTATCTATCAGCTGCAGTTTCATGGTGTTTACAGATTGCTTCTTTGTTCCCCATTAACTTATTCTGAACAAGATGTGAAACATATGCATCAATCAAAAGCATCTTAGATTCAGCAAATAGCTCTATAGAATTATTATGTTCACAGTCCAtcaaaaaaaacagacaaaacaccCTTAAACTAAGTGTTTGTGAGCAGTGTATTCTTACATTTCATTGTGCCTACTTATACACTTTAAGGTAATAACAAAACCCCAACatcaaaaatatgttgttgtctAAATACCTTGGGAGTTCACTCTTAGATGTTCATGAGTAAAATGATTGATGAAGTCAGGAATAAATCACCCACACATGTTAGTGCTGCTGGCTAAAAGATATTTCAGTACAAGAAATGATTTCAAAACTACACTGGTGTTCTGGTGGGGCGTGTGATGGAATCACATGTTAATGCAAGTCCAATGAAATGGTAGGGGGCTCCGTCATTATCTATCAAACTGTGGCCTCAATATTGGTCTCCTATGGCTTTCACAGAACACCCATCTCCGTATGTATTCACACCCAACAAGTAAACACACCCTTTGTATGCTGAAGATTCCTTTCCATCTCTTGCAGAGAAAAAAACGAGAATAAAAAACAGTGTACAATAGAAATAGAAGGCGCCATGGTAAAAAGGCAATTGCAAACTTGGATTAACTGCATCATGAGTTCTGTGGTCACCCTTTTTCCAGCGTCTCACTGAGTTAGATTGAACTAACTGATGCCTTTTCCTTGTCGTTGTTCTCTTCTCTATAGCCTGTCAGCGAACTAACCAGGGGAAATGTGTCAGCCCTCTGACTGTCCTTGTGTTCGCATGTGCAAAAGGTTAGAGGAGGGAGCAAAGCTACCCCTGTATGGGGTTGCCAATCCTGGCAGCTGGTAAACAACATCGGCAAACCTTGCACAAATTCACTGGCTGGGCTTTTGTTGCTGGTCCTCTTCAGAGCCAGTGTTTACTGATCCTAGAAGAGGGGGGAGGGCGTAGGTTAGTATATTTCATGTCTTTCTTGGATAGGCGATTAAATAATCTGCACTGCATCTATATTATAAATCAGATGTAGTTACCTGAGCCACCTGATGACGATTTTGTGTCTGGTTGTTGAGGAATGTTCGGCTGAGCTTGTTGCTGCTGCCTAAGAAATCAACAGAGAGAATTCGAATCAAAATCCATGCATTCATTTCCGTTCACTCAAAAGGGATGGATATAATATCATGAATACTTCAACCAGTTCTAACtataaatgaaatacaattGTACATAAGTGTTTATAATATTGTGTCCACCCCATGTACAGCAGTCACCAGGCATACAGTTAAACCTACCGATCAAAATAGGCTTGTCTCCTCTTCCGCAGTTCCTCAGCGGTGAGCGCCTCATTCTGGCCTTCTCTTTGTCCTCCTGCAGCACTCCCTCCTGCCTGGATCCCTGATTTCACATTTCCCATTTCAGACTCTGAGGACTTGTTGCTCATCACTGCTcctataatattataaaaaaaaaaaaaaaacaaggaccCAATGTTCAGTATTGTCatttgtaaaacacaaaatgatgaTAAGTATTTGCTTAAAACAAAGTTATTATTGTGAACGTGGAGCACAATTTGTGAAAATAAGCCTGAACAGTAACGGACTCATTGATATGATCAATGGGAAAGGCCTAATTAatagtgcagtatataaagtgTGAGTTTATGAAATCAACTAACTATTTTTATAAACCACAATTAATCTGGAGGAAGGaacaatatattttaaaacCTTTGGATAACTCATCCTTTACCTTGCATGCTAAGTTGTATGGCCCTGCGAAGATCAGCTTCTTCATCTTCCACATCTATGTCCTGTCTGCTGAGTGCCAGAGCTTTCTTCAGCTCCTCATCTTCATCCACAACCTCATCCTCCACATTGAAGCCCATCTCCACCTGGCTAATAGCTGCTGACCTGCTGCtcacaaaataagacttaatcAGTGGCCACAAGTATTAAAAAAGCTTACTTTTAGCAACATGACACATAAACATACTTCCATGTCTGCACATATAGTACATACCCTGCACTTGTCTGTGCTTCATCCTCTCCGATAAGCCTcggtcgctgctgctgctgcaccctCATGATCCCAAGAATCTGCTCTGCTTCACACTCAGGAAGGTTTCCTCGGATCACAAATATGGAATAACCTGCACAAATTGAACGTTTAGAACTGTTTCTGCATCGCAACAACTACACATAGTATAATAAAAGTCTGTTTTACTATACCTTCTTGTTGCAACTGTGCAAGGAAAAGGGCTAGATAGGTGTCTGATATCAACTCTGGTCCAGTCAACAGTGAATtcaggttaaaccactgcaatgaaaagaaaaacagtgttttataGTAAATCAAgctgtgtttacattgtttatGATGACAAGTGCCTCATACCTGTTGTCCAAGTTTGCGTATAGTAAACCAGTGCTCCTTGTAGTTGCAAATGAAGGCTTTTTCATTTCTGAAACATGGAAGTAGGAACAGCTGTCACCATCAATTTTAACTGTAAAGTAGTTATGTGATAACAGATTAAGACATTACACAATAAAGTGTTGAAAACACTTTACATTGGATTAATCATCAGGCTCTGGTACTCCCGGCTGTTGAAGAGGATTAGCTCCAAGCCCCACACTCTCAGTGCATTGCTAATTACCTAGATGACAGAAAAGGGAATTGATATTACTGACTTATGGTTAACTTATTtagtaacaataaaaaaaagtggatctcTCACTTGTATTGAAAAGAAGCCGCTGTCATCCATGTTCCCAGATGGTTGCTAGAAGCACATTCACAGAATATAAAGTTAGAAACTGTTAAAAGGCATGTATAAATAGGCTGCAGCACTGGCATTCACTTCTATGTCTCCTCACCTGTAAGAAGGTCCTATACTCCTCACTGGCCATACCTCCCTCAGccatcctcatcctctcctcttcatcaaGCTGATGAGCAATGGAGGACAGATCCACAGGAGTGAAATACTCACCCTGCAGGAGGTTGTTGAGACAGTGTTGGGCGCAGAGAGAGCCCTCTTGCTACAAATAAATGATTAGTTATTGATAAGACACCACTGGAAAATTACACTTCTAACATGACAGCAtgatgaaatatattttttaacaacttAGTTAGCTTCATGGACATGGGATTAGCTAACATcttttttatttgcacatatataaaactgcaaaaaatccactcaatgaaaaaaaaacaagaactgtgtcaggagaggtcaagaagccacaggcttatacaaaggagcTCCCctcaaccccaggagaaaaaaaaacaataacaaaaaaggaagatcTAAtctaacataatttaaaaaatacaacaaaagttaaacaacaacaagaaggacacaaaatgtgcagaaaaacctaaccaaacagtggaaagcaatccaataaaaacaattaaatacatcCAAAGAATgatacagaagaaaagaaaatatatctttacatatcaaaagataattagacatcatgaattaaatatgatgataatttccttttaaaatgttctgaggataacgagctcttgataacatgtattttggtgttccatagttgtacaccacgatatctgagggagtactggccatgttttgttttgtaaaaaagcAGGTGAAGATCATTAACCTGTCTACTAGTATGTGAATGCATTTGAGAATGAGATGGTAAAGAAGAAGGcaagaacatatatttatatataaacacacatatctgatgaatatttatgtcatAAACTGTTCAGTTTCAGAAGCCTCCTTAGATTTTGACAAAGTTGCCAGTCTTACAAATGTTTTTgcaacaaataaagtttatgaaGATTGGAGgggtatgtatttatttgcccAAACAATACTACCATAAATCAAATAGGGATAAATCATGGAATAATATAAGgttaataaacaagaaacatttaTGAAACTTCTTCTGATGATTCCTAGTGACTTCACAGTTTTATTACTAATTGTATGGatgtgtgaacacagcatcCGACCATGCATACATTATTCTTATACCCAAAATCAAACAtccacaaatttgcattattctttacagaaaaaaaataggaagatagactaatacagaataaatattaagtaaccaatgaataaataaacagtaaccCCTGTAAACATCCCTGTACCTTGAGAAAAGCATGTCTTTATACCTCATGTTAAACAGGTTTAAGTTTGGACTCTGGGATTACTCAACTTCAACATGTGATGGATCTGTCCCCACGGTAACCAGTAGAGCTACACACAGCTAGCTTACGTAAACAACAAACTACTCTTTTATAAAGACTACATGGCGATATTAAACCAGTTCTTTATCTAACTTGATAAACTAACATGTGGTAAAGCTTTAGGGCGCTGTTCACTCCCAGCTGAGGAGAAACTTCTCTTACTAGCAGGTgcagttagcatgttagctgtgTGGACAACAATActgacacacagcagcacagatCTACCGACACCGGCCGGAGAGCACCGGTAAACACACAGCCGGCAGGAGACCCGAGGCTTACCGAATAAACACGACAAGTTGCTTGAgggctttaatgtttaaagttAAACGTTTTTAACTTACTTTCTCATGAAATATGGAATCCATATTCAGCTTTTCTGTCAAAACgttcacctctgacctccagccTTCCGCTGCATTCAATCACCACGAGACGAGTCGAGCAGCGCGCTCCAGCGGCCTGGCCCCTACACTGCACGCTCTATattcttaataaataaataaaaataaaataacaataaaataaaaatgtataattattattaataataataataataataacaataataataactaactgaaataaaatactactactactactaatacctcCTGAACTCTGACGTCTCCTCTGTCTGAGTTGAACACGTGCAATGTAAATATGCAATAACATGTTGGtcacttttgtgtcacttttgcaatgtaaatctactgttacggatatatgcaataacatgctgatcactctgaGTGGAGATGCTCTCTGGCCTGTGGTGCCTCATGTTGTATCCTGATATATCCTGAAATTACAGTTTAAGatgaagtcttgttttttttttttgtatttctctctccccctcttgtTTTACGTTGTGAaattttgtgtaaaaacaaagagacagctgtaaaatgaaaatacagtgggaaagaatgtgatgatgattgtataagttgctgaaactgcaataaaaaccAAGTCACACATGAAGAACTTACAGTCTACCACCAGAGGGCAACTCTAgctgat
Proteins encoded in this region:
- the serpina10b gene encoding protein Z-dependent protease inhibitor yields the protein MELHKMKMGFISIVAFMCFLAPVHQAHLPSATIADLSYKNMDFAMNLYRKISSYHDKNIFFSPLSISTSFAALSMASDGVTHEEILKGLNLDQLERADQPELIPSLFQLLHENITQNGSLILDQGMAVFMRQQFPVEKMFKDQIKTFFDADIKSVDFADAEGSVSFINEYIKHKTQDKVTEMLSTLDPLTQLMLINTIFFQGAWQKPFNPNFTENTSFYIDNYNIVQVPTMFLEDKFYWMEDIHLGAKVLKLPYQEGVSMLILLPNKGIDYTVIDDKITAKRFVIWIKRLQKSKLEVNMPKFKMEESYSLHNILPHMGMVSIFSTSANLTKLCKEEGIKVSEVLHKAVIDVDETGTTAAAATTSGIIPYSLPRTFTVNRPFFFFIYHEETNCLLFMGRVIDPTTN
- the atxn3 gene encoding ataxin-3, coding for MDSIFHEKQEGSLCAQHCLNNLLQGEYFTPVDLSSIAHQLDEEERMRMAEGGMASEEYRTFLQQPSGNMDDSGFFSIQVISNALRVWGLELILFNSREYQSLMINPINEKAFICNYKEHWFTIRKLGQQWFNLNSLLTGPELISDTYLALFLAQLQQEGYSIFVIRGNLPECEAEQILGIMRVQQQQRPRLIGEDEAQTSAGRSAAISQVEMGFNVEDEVVDEDEELKKALALSRQDIDVEDEEADLRRAIQLSMQGAVMSNKSSESEMGNVKSGIQAGGSAAGGQREGQNEALTAEELRKRRQAYFDRQQQQAQPNIPQQPDTKSSSGGSGSVNTGSEEDQQQKPSQ